ATTTGAGCGCGGTCATGGTCTTGCATGGCACCGGTAAATACCTCGCTGCTGCTTGCCGAGAACTCATCCACCAGCACTACCAGAGGAATTTGCTGCAAGATACCTTTGCCATCGGACGAAATCTCCTCACGCGGATACGCTTTGCCTTCGATCTGAAGAATGGGGAGATTCTTACCCAAAAATTCATTGGCCATGGCAATAGCCGGCTCCAGCAAACCGCCCCGATTTTCTCGCAGATCGAGGATAAGGCTCGTAGCCCCTTTTTTGCGCAAACGTCCCAAGGCTTCTATGAACTCCGCATGTGTGGTACCAGTCCAAGAATCGATTCGCACGTAGGCTATGGAGGGTTCTATCAGGTAGGAAGCATTGAGCGAGGGCAGAGGGACATCGTCTCGTACCACCCGATGCACCGATTCCTTTCCATTGCGCCGTATCAGGATATTCACCACCGACCCCTTTTCTCCACGAAGCACATCGTCGATAGTGTTCATATCGACACCCTTGCCGTACAGTTTCTGCGATCCGGCCTGAAGCAAACGGTCGCCGGCTCGGATACCTGCACGATCGGACGGGCCTCCCGGTACGATCTGTGTAACCACGATAGTATCCAGCAGTGTATTGAAAGAAACGCCGATACCACAGAATCCGCCGCTAAGCGTGGCAGCTTCCTCGGCGTTGTCGGCCTTGCTAAGGAATACGGAGTGAGGGTCGAGCTGCTCCAGCAGATAGGGAATCATATTGTGTTGCAACTTCCGCACATCTACCGAATCGACATAGTTTCTGTCGATCAGATTCAACACTTCGTTCAGATCGCTCGGATTCTTGTGAGTGAAATAGAAATGTGAGGCAAGAGCACCAACGGCGCTGAAGATGGCAGCGATAAGGATGTATGAGAGGGTGCTGCCGGAACCGGATGAACGTTTCATAAAAAACTTATTCCTGAATATCGGAAATGTCTATAAAGTCGACGACAATGCCCGCTCGCTCCAGCAAGCGACAACCTTCGTCCAGACGATATTTCTCGGAATAAACCACCCGTTTTATTTTGCTCTGGATGATGAGCTTGGCACACTCGATACAGGGAGCTGCCGTGATATAGATAGTAGCACCGGAGCTGTTGTTCGTGCTGCCGGCCACTTTGGTGATAGCATTGGCTTCGGCATGCAAGACATAGGGCTTGGTGACGTTGTTCTCGTCTTCGCAGATATTCTCAAAACCGGCCGGTGTACCATTGTACCCATCGGAAATGATCATCTGCTCTTTGACGATAAGAGCACCCACTTTGCGCCGTTCGCAGTAGGAATTCTCCGCCCAAATGCGCGCCATGCGCAGATAGCGTTTGTCCAATTCCAACTGCTTGTCCTTGACTTCATTTGTCGTCATAGCCATTGTCTATCTATCGAGAAAACGGATTGGCTTAATAACCGACAACAAAAGTAAGGCAAATAGTTGAAAGTCAACGCTGTTTCCTAAGAGTTCGATTTGCGGCGACAATAGCGTTCGCACTGTCTGCAAATATCGTATCCGAGCATAGCCCCGATGATGAAATCTTCCTCCGGAGTCAGGCTGTTCAGAGAGCGTCCACTCACGAAAAGACGGATAGCCTCCATACACTCCTTGCAGCCGAAAAAGAGATTGGTACGCTCCGTATTCGGAGTAGGCTGGGCGAAATAGGGGATCTGCCGGCTTCGCAGCCGTTCTTCCGCATATGGGATGTCGTCGTTAGCCAGTGTGGCGAGTACCATGCTTCGCACACCTTTTTCAAACTCGTATATATGGTGCATGAATACGCGCAGATCGCTATTGAGTGTTTGCGTGTCCATCGTCAGGAGTCGAATAAATAACGGAAAGAAGGGGAAGAGGAAAAGAGTGGTAACGAGAGAGCCGAAGGCCGAGAAGAGGAGTAAGCTTTGATGACAAATACGCTTTTATTTCGCGCTAAGCAGTTTCCCTCTGATCTCGATCTCCGGCTCTTAGAGAACATTAATTACAAGCCCATGGCAGCGATCCAACGCTCCATACGAGCTTCGGTCTGGTCGGATTCGTTAGCGTCATCCACGCACAAGCCGATGAGTTGGCCATTTTCTTCGGCAGTCGTCTCGTCGTAGCTATAGCCTTCAGCAGGATAAGCACCGATGAAAGTACAGCCCGTATTAGCTAATTCGGCTTTGATCGTACCGAGAGCTGCACAGAAAGTATCGCTATAAGAAGAAGCATCGCCACAGCCGAAGAGACCTACCTTCTTGCCGCTCAGGTTTTCGCCTTTCAGTTTCGGCAGGAATGATTCCCAGTCGTCCTGCAAGTCGCCCAATCCCCATGTGGAAGAGCCGAGAAGCAGTACATCGTATTTCGCTGCAGCGGCAGCGTCGGCATTTGCCACGTCCATTACATTAGCGGAGTCAACGCCTAATGCAGAAGCAATTTTTTGAGCCAGATCGCTCGTCGTTCCGGTAGAAGAACCGTAGAAGATTCCGATTGATTTCATGTTTTTGAATAGTTTATATTGGTTTGACCTACGCAAAAGTAGAGGAGATCAACGACTTGTAATATCACCACAAATAGCTAAAAAGAATAGGCCCATACCTATATATAGGGGGATTCCCATCGAAAAAAAGCAGCCCGACTAAGGCCGTGCGGAGGCGAAAGCATAGAGACGGCATACCTGCTCGGCCGTGCGCCGGAGGTTGTCCCGTGCATAAGCCGGATTCATTGCCTCTCTAAGGCTGACGGGAGAAGGAGTAATCGGAAAGAGGCCGAGGAAACCGGCGCGGTTAAGGGCCACAGCATCCTCGATACTGCCGGCCAGCAATACCACGGGTATCTCCTGCTTCATGGCCTCAGCCAACACACCGGCCGGCACTTTGCCCATCAGGGTCTGCCGGTCGGCTTTGCCCTCACCGGTCAGAATCAAATCGGCTTCCCGTATCTTTTCGGAGAAATGCAAAGCGTCCAATAGCAGCTCGATGCCGGGCTTCAGCACCGCTCCGAGGAAAGCCAACAGCCCTCCTCCCATACCGCCTGCAGCTCCAGCTCCCGGGATATGGACTATATCCTGCCCCGTATGCCGGTGTATAACGGCAGCCAAATGCTGCATCGAATCATCCAATCGGGCCACCATCTCCTCATCTGCTCCCTTCTGAGGAGCAAAGGCAAAAGCGGCACCTTCGGGGCCGCAGAAAGGATTGCGCACATCGCAGGCCACCGTAAAAAGCGAATCGGCCAAAGCCGGATGTACCGAAGAGCCATCGATGCGATAGACCTCCGACAGCAAACCGCCGCATAGGGCCGCGTCCTCCCCTATATCTCTCCCATCCCGATCGTAAAAGCGAAAGCCCAATGCCTGTAGCATCCCCAGTCCGGCATCGTTGGTGGCGCTGCCACCGATCCCGACGATAAACTTACGACAACCTCGATCCAGAGCATCTTTGATCAGCTCTCCCGTTCCGAACGTGGTAGTCTGCATAGGATTGCGCCGGTCTTCCGGCACGAGAGGCAGTCCGCTGATGCTCGCCATTTCGATGAAAGCCATCTGTCCGTCAGCGGATATACCATAAGAAGCCTCGCGCATTTCCATTAGAGGGGAGTGTGCACGAACGGCTATGCGCTGCCCATCTGTGGCAGCTATCAGTACATCCTGCATCCCCTCTCCCCCATCAGCTACGGGCAGTACCATTACTTCTGCAATCGGACAGGCTGCCCGTACGCCCTCAGCAGCTGCTTCTCCTGCCTCGACAGAGGAGAGACAACCCTTGAAGGAGTCTATGGCTATCACGATCTTCTTCATTCCGCATTTAGTTTACAACAAAATCCGGAAGCACTGCAAAGCATCCAAACAAAAATTCCAAAACCCAAGAGAAAAAACGATAGACAAACTAACTCGAATGGCTCTTAGGTTTTTGCTCTCATTCTGTAAACCTGTATCCGGAAAAGACAAATTTCGGTATCAGGTGGAGATTGCTATCGGAAAGGACTCTTTAAGTGCATCAATTTTTTATTGTGCTGTTCGCAAAAAAACAGCGACACTCAGAATAACTTTTGTATATCCATCGAAAGGAAGTCTTCGGCTCTGACACCTCCATCTCCGAGAATAAAAGCCGATTGGGGCTTGAAGGAATGGGAAAATTTGTCCAGCCCGTCTGTCCTTTTCTCTGCATTGCTTTTCACCTCAATGGCAACAACAGAACCTTTCTTGCGCAGGACGAAATCGACTTCATCGTCTCGTTCGCGCCAATAAAATACCTCGAAACGATGAACAAAAGCCTGACTGACGAGGTAGGCTCCAATGCCTGATTCGAAGATTCGCCCCCAGGACTTGCGATCAAGCATCGCTTGTTCAAAGGTAAAAGGGCTATACACCATCTTCAATGCATTGTTATAGACCTGCAGTTTGGGAATACTTGCCTTCCTCCTTGCCATATCATAACCAAACTTCTGAAGTCCACAAAGCAATCCGCTTTCATCCAACAGATTGATATATCCGGCCAAGGTCACCGTATTACCGGCATCTTGGAGTGAGCCTAACATCTTGTTCAAAGAAAGTAATTCTCCCGAATAGGCAGCCCCCAATTCGAAAGTCCGGCGAAGCAAAGCCGGTTTACCTATCGGTGTACCCATCAGAATGTCCTTATTGATAGTTGCTTCGATAATGGCAGCTTGAATATATTGGCTGAAACGGTCGTCATCATCGGTCAGGGAAGCGGCACCGGGATATCCCCCATAAAACAGATATTGGTTGAGCGAGAAACCGAAGCAGTCTTTCATCTCCTGATAGCTCCAATGGCTCATGCGTATTTCTTCGAATCGACCGGCCAGCGACTCTGACAACCCCTTTTCCAACAACACACGACTACTGCCCAACAGCAACACCTTGATATTACGGTCATGGAACGTATCATCGTCCCACTCTTTTTTCACGACTTCACTCCAATTAGCAATCTTTTGTATCTCGTCGATCACAAGAATAATGCTCTCCCACTCCTTGGCCTCCTTCAGGCTACGGACAGCAGCCCAACAATCGGAAATCCAAGCACCGTTCACAGTCGGAACATTATCGGCTGAGAAGAACTGATAGGGTGCATCCAAGTCCTTCAGCACCTGCTTGACAACCGTTGATTTTCCGATTTGACGAGCCCCCATTACGACTTGAATGAATCTCCTCCGATCTTTAAGACGATCTGTAATCACATGATACTCTGCTCTTTTATACATATCCGCACATTTTACTCAGTAGAGTGAGTATTTTTACTCAGTGCAAATATAATAAAGACATTTGATTCATAATCAATCTCTTACAAGTCAATAAAGGCAATGTGATTATCCCGTAAAGGATGAGATTATCATGTATTTTCCAATAGTAAATGCAACACCCTATAAACAAAAAATACCCCGAGGGATAATCGCTCGGGGTGTGAAGCCAACAGCCCACCTCCCATACCGCCTGCTTCTCCTGCCTCGGCAGAGGAGAGACAACCCTTGAAGGAGTCTATGGCTATCACGATCTTCTTCATTCCACTTCCGGCTTATTTGCAGCAGATAGTCGGCAGTCCGCAAGGATGCAAGCATGAGAGGAAAAGCCAAATCAATAAAAGAGCCAGTATGATCCCATAAGGCATCCAAAGACTCTTGGAGAAGAGGCAACGCCAATAGTTCATCTTGATCTTACGAACATCCATATCGTAGATTTCCTTGTGCGGACGGTCTTCCTCCATTTTTGCTACGCTTCGTTTGTATAGCTCGCGATACTTCCTTTCCAGTTGCAAGTAGAAAGCATCCACCAAGGCACATGCCGCGCTTATCAGTGCCAATACAATCATCAACTCACAGCGGAAGTTCGCCGCATATAAGGCTCCGAGAATGGTGGCCATAGCCATACAAAAACCTTTGATCTGAAACGAATTGCCCGCCATACGGGTAATGACGCCCTGCACATGATCCAAGTGCTGACGCTTACATTCTTCCTTATTCATCTGTATTTACCTCCTGTTTTGTTATTCTTAATATCTTTTCTTTGAACTCTCTGACTACAGCTACCCAATTTTCATCACGATGGGCTGATGCCGTAATACTATCATAAGCTTTAATGGTTTTTCCCTCTTTTCCAAGATTGATTATTTGAGCTTTCTGAGCAAAATATTTCTCCCGAAGGAACTCATCGTCTTCGAATGTACAAGGCTTGATCAATATCGGCACTATGGTCTTGTTATACTCCTGAAATTCAGGCAATTCATAGTATCGAATATAGTCCGTGGTCAGATAGCGTTGGCTTATCAAAGCGATTATACAGTCGGCTTCGACAATACGCTTTCTTATTTCAGGGTGAATGGGTGTTTCAAACTTAGTCGACTCATCATAGTAGATCTCGATCAGACCACTTATCTCCAAGGGTTTGAAGAATATAAGACATTGCTCAAGCTCCTCACGGTCATGCTTGGAATACGATATGAAGACGCGCTTTACTCCCGATAGTTTTTTATTGATGGAAAGATGTTTGTAGGGACGGGTCGATACTTCTCGCACCCGCTCTTTATCGATAGCTCCGTCCTTCAACGGATAGGCTGCAATCCTCGCTGTAGTCTTGCTTTCATCGTCCAGCGTGCCCAAATGGATATAATGAGACTCCGTCAAATCTTTATCCGCTTCGGCATAGGAGAGGTAGAGATCTTGGATGGGTCTCTTCTTTCTGTTTGTTTCACGAATGGAACTTCGTGTTTCTTCCGCACCCTTATCTCCTATTTGCTCCCTCGGAGGGATATTGTTCCAATACATATCCAATATATCACTGAGGATAGCAACTTCTTTCTGCTGCATATCCTTAGCGAACGTCTTTTTCTGCTCTTTGATTAATACGGATATGGTTAGGTTGGCAAAGTCGAGCTTAATCCAGATCAGATAATCTTCGGCATTCGCCTTGGGCAAACCCTCTTTCTTTTCTTCTTGTTCAATCTGTCGCCTATCCATCTCACGGCCTGCTGTGAAGATGACCTGATCTCGCCAATATCGCTTTAGAGCACCTTCTTCCCGTCCATAGTAGGCTATAATCTGATTGATCAGGCCAAAGGGGATAAAGCGTTCGAATTTGAGGACAAAATTGGGCCTATCGAATCTCAAAGTACGCAATTCATCGGCTTCGTCATCGGAATGCAAAGGGAGGTAGCCGGGTATCACATAGCAGTTCTTATCTTCATATACGATCAGCTCTTCCAATAATAGCTGCAAAGTCATATTGTTCTCTCCAACGCCCGTTTGACCGTCAGAGCAAAGCTTGTCCAGTTTTTTTCTGAAAGTGTCTTTTCGAATCTTTCCTTTCTCGACGCTCTTCTTCTTAAGGATTTCCCGATGGATCATTTGGACAAAAGTTGCCGGATCTAACCAGACATAATTGTTCAGCTTCTCATTCTCGCGATAGTAAAGCACCTCCCCTCGCAGACTGAGTTGGTTCAATTCGGTCTGTAGATACTCTATGGTGTAAAGATCTTTTTCATCTCTTCCCTTATTCAATTGAGCCGCAAGAGCTTCGAGAGAGATCGGGATGTGTTTATTATCACCGGCGATTGTGGGAAGAGCTTCGTACAATTCTCTATCTTTTTCAGTGATCTGAATTGATTTACTCCTGCTTGCAACAACTTCTCGCACCCGCTCATTCAGATAGTTGAGCGCATGTACGGCACTATTCGCCTTGGGCTCTAAGGATACATAGATTTCTTCCAATACGCTATCACCGGCTACACAGCCTAAGGTTTGCTGCTTAGCACCCGTTTCATCGGCATGAGTCTGAATGATAATTGTATCGTCTATAGCCTGTGGTTTGTCCTCGTTGTCTTGTTCTCCTCCGGCGGACATCCAACGATTGCAGGCATAGGCTATTTGGCCTAACCAATAGGGGCGATTGAAGTTAAGAGTCTGATATTCCCTATTATCTACGCTCACAAAATTTCGATCCTTCTTAGCATCCCAAAAGAGAAGGTATAACGATTGGGTGGTAAAAAAGGCTTGGTAAATCCCATGATAATAGTCTTGCCCCCCAAAGTCGTAAAAGATGGCATTAGGCTCTGTAGCTCGATGTACCGACAATACATGCGTACTTCCCTCACATTGATAGCCGGTATCGTACTTTTTAAGGAATGTACTCTTCCCGGAGCAATGATTTCCCAACAGCATTACCTTGCAAAAAGGATCATGCAATACTTTGCTCTGCGCTTCTTTCTCAAGCAGAGCTTTAATCTCCGGCAAATGATTCTCATAAGGAGAAAGTATCAAGCCTGATGATGCAACAAATGGATTATTATGGATTTTCAGATCTTTCAATCTTTGTCCCAGAATCGGAGCCAATAGCTTAATATCATCAACAGATTGAATCTTATTGCCCGAAACATCAAGTTTTTGCAATTGCGTCAGGTCTTTTAATTCCTCAAGATTATCGATTTGGTTCTTCGATAGATAAAGCATTCTTAAGGACGTGAGAGAAGCAAGACCATCAATCTTACTGATTCGGTTACCCGACAGAAAAAGATTTATTAAGGACGTGAGATGATCCAGACCCTCAAGCTTAGCGATTTGGTTACCCGATAGATAAAGCTCTGTTAAGGAGGAGAGAGCATTCAGACCCTCAAGCTTACGGATTTGGTTATCCCTTAGATCAAGCTCTGTTAAGGACGTGAGATGATCCAGACCCTCAAGCTTACGGATTTGGTTATCCCTTAGATCAAGCTCCGTTAAGGACGTGAGATGATCCAGACCCTCAAGCTTGCTGATTTGGTTATGCGATAGATCAAGCACTGTTAAGGACGTGAGACCATCCAGACCCTCAAGTTTACTGATTTGGTTATGCGATAGAAAAAGCGTTGTTAAGGAAGTTAGATGATCCAGACCCTCAAGCTTGCTGATTTGGTTACCCGACAGATAAAGCTCCGTTAAAGACGTGAGACGTTCAAGACCCTCAAGCTTACGGATTCGATTACCTGATAGATAAAGCTCTGTTAAAGACGTAAGACGTTCAAGACCCTCAAGCTTACGGACTTGACTACCTCTTAAGTCAAGTGTTTTTACAGCAGGAAAATCGACAAGCCAAGCCTTGCCATCTATGTGACAACTTCTAAGACGAAGCTCAACGACTGCACCGGAGGAATCTTGCTTGAAATACCTATTTACCGACCAGCTTATCCCTTCTTGTGAGGAAAGATCAGGAATATCAATGTTATAGGTCTTCTCTAAGTCTAAAATGGCTTGGGGTTTCTTGGCTTTCATATCGTCAGATGTGTATAAAAGAGTAACTCCCTCAAAGGTATAATAATCCGAACAGAAAGGAAAAAGGTCAATAGCGGTACTTAGCTCTTGCATCCATGCCCATACATTTTACTCAATAGAGTGCGTATTTTTACTCAGTGGAAATACAATAAAGACATCGGCTGGCTATCAAGCATTTATAAATCAAGCTCTTGCAAGCCAACAGAAGCAATGTGATTATCCCGTAAAGGGTGAGATTGTTCTCCAAAAATTTCGATTCATCGGATGTGGGCTTTTTTGCTACATTTGCAAGCAGAGGAAAGCTCCACACAAAATATAAACAGCTATATATCAGAGCTTTTCCACCGATAGAACAGCATAACGAAACGACTCAATGAACAGCAACATCTACTCCGACTTCGCCCGCACAACCAACGCATCCGAACAAATCGCTCCGGCGCATTCATCTATATACTACCCGCTTATCCGAAGGAAGAGACACAGGGCGCATGAAGCATAGGCGATAAAACTTTTCGCAAGACCTACAAACAGATAAGGCACGCACTCGATTCGTGGTGGAATCGGGTGCGTGCCTCTTTTATATCAGCTCGGGAATGGGCCTTTTGAGCCGTCCGAACTATATATAAATCAGAAACGATCTGTATACAAATGGAAAACGATTTGTATATAAATCGTTTTTGATCTATATACAGATCGCTTTGCAAAGAGTTTGAAAGCATTGTCCGAACTGAAAAAGTCCGCTTTTCCTGCTTTTTTACTTCCGAGTCTCCTTCCTTTCAGGTGCTTATTTGGAATGATTCCAAACTCGTCTTCGTTGTTGAAAACTTTTTCGGTCTGTATTTTAGGCCTTTTTGCCTGAAATCATTCTCTATCGTACCGTCGCCCATAGATGCTTCATGGCGCGCTCTTCCTGACGGATACGAACGAAGAGGATAGCGAGATAGACGGGCATTCCGACACAGAAGGTAATCCAAGCATTGCAAAGCAGAGTGATACCGATAAGCTCCGGAATGACGTTGAGGAAATAGTTGGGATGGCGTACCGTCTTGAACAGGAAGCTCGTTTCGATACGATGATCGGGTACGATATAGAGCTTCAGCGTCCACACATCCCTCAGCTTATAGATGACGAAGAAGAGCATGGCATAGGCAAAAACCAAGATCGCTACGCCCCAGACGGATAGGGTATTGAACTCGACTCCCGTGGCATACGCTTCGTACAGGGAAGTGAAGTAGTAGGCTATGTGAGCCAGGGTGAGGAAAAGCGAATTGAGCTTGCCATACTGTACTGCGCCCTTGCGTAGCAGTCGCTTCTCGTTGAAGATGGAATAGGAGAGGGAGAGCAGTCGCAAGCAAAAGAAAAGGATGAATGTGGTGATGATGGTTTGCATACTTTTTTAAGGGTTGGTTTTATTGTCTGATCTCGTTCATATTAAACTCGGCTCATCGGCTTCCGTGTCGCCAATCGCATTGGGATGGTTCCGGTCCCATCTGTGGCTTTTGTCTGCCATCCACGATTCCTGACACAGCAGGATGCCGTTTACGCCTTGTACGATAGTAACCCTTTCGTCATCGATGATGTTCGTTACGCTCATAGATAATATGTTTTTGGTTATTGATTCCGATGTAATCCGATTGCGGTTATCGAGGTTTGACGCATTTGAACACCAACAGGGAGCGAGCATCCCGAATCTCCACATTGTCAGCATATAAGGAACGGAGCTTTTCGATAGCTTCCTCCCTCGTATAATGGGGCGGACGGAACAAGCCTTTTTTGTCCAAAAACTTGCGGACAAACCAATCGGCGGGCTTGCGTTCCCCCTTGACATAGAAGCACCCGCAGAAGAGACCACCTCCTCTTAGCACGCGGAAAGTCTCTGCAAAGGCACGGTCCTTGTCGGGGAAGACGTGAAAGCCATTCATAGAGAGCACGAGGTCGAAAGCCGCATCGGGGAAAGGCAGGCTGCCGACATCGCCTTGCCGGAGCGATACGTTGGTTATTTGCTCTGCACTGAAGCGCATCGCTGCTATGTCGAGCATTTCCTGCGAATAGTCCAGCCCGACAATCTCGGCTTGGGGCATCCGCCTGTATTTGTCATAGGTGAAAATGGCTGTTCCTACGGGGACGTCGAGTATTCTGCCCTCGAAGCCGTCGGGAATCATGTCCAGCACCGAGCCTGCGATGATATTGTCGTCCGTTTTCCAGAGACAGTGCATATAGAGCCACGACCACCATTTCCGTCCGGTCAGGACATCGTCGTAATGGTTTGTCAGTCGGTTGTAGGCGTTTTTCTGCTTCATATCCATTCTTGATTTTGTTCGACATTCTGTCCCTTATGCGATCACTTGGGCATACCGAAAGCCGGTATCCATGCATCGAGCCGATTAAGGCAAAGGATTGTATAGGAAGAAAAATCCATCCTGAGATTTCGATTGTTAAAAACTGCTCTATGCCTGATACACAAAGATATAGGGTTTGTCCACAGCATACAATCGCTAAAAATGGTGATTTTCACAGCCCTCTTTCGCCCTTTTTCTTCCCGTTTCTCCCGATCGATACCGACTCCTTGTAAAAAACGACGGCAAACGATCTAATCCGGATGTGTCCTAAAAAACTGAACCCAAGAGCAAAAAAGACAGCAGGGGAAGGACGTCCGGTGCGTTCCTTCCCCTGCTGTAGTTTTATGATTCGTAACCTGTCGGTCAGAGAATCGAATCGAGGAGACTTTCGTCTACCAGATATGGAATTGTGATATGGTATCCGTCCGCGTGAGTCGTATTGAACTCTTCGCTTACTGTCATGGCATTGGGGTTACGCGCCCATGAGCGTCGGGCCACTCCTCCCATTACATCCCACAGCATAGCCGAACGCAAGATGGCATCCACACGTTCCGAACCATCGAGCACCATGCCGAATCCGCCGTTGATAGACTTCCCGATACCTACACCACCACCGTTGTGCAGAGCCACAAGACTCATTCCGCGAGCAGCGTTGCCGGCAAAACACTGCACGGCCATATCGGCCATCACATTGCTACCGTCCTTGATATTGGAGGTCTCGCGGAAAGGACTGTCCGTACCGCTCACATCGTGATGGTCACGTCCGAGCATGATAGGGCCAACCTCGCCACGGCGTACCATTTCATTGAAGCGCAGTGCTATGTTCATTCGTCCGAGTGCATCCTGATAGAGGATACGTGCCTGTGTACCTACGACGAGCTGATTCTTCTCAGCATCGCGTATCCAGATCCAGTTGTCGCGGTCTTGTTCGCGTCTGTCCGGATCGATGCATTCCATGGCTGCATGGTCGGTCTTGACAAGATCCTCATGCTTACCGCTAAGGCATACCCAGCGGAAGGGGCCATAGCCGTAGTCGAACAGCTCGGGGCCCATGATGTCTTCCACGTAGCTCGGCCAGATAAATCCGTCCTTATCGTCGATTCCGTTCTTGCTGATCTCGATAATACCGCTATCGTATATGCTCTTCATGAAAGCATTGCCGTAGTCGAAGAAGTAAGATCCGCGTGCTACCAGAGCTTTCACCACTTCGAAATGACGTTTAAGTCCGAGATCGACCTGACGGCAGAATTCGTCGCGATCCTCTTTGAGCAGGCGTGTACGCTCCTCGAAAGAGAGTGTCACCGGACAGTAGCCGCCTTCATATACGGCATGGCAACTGGTCTGATCGGAAAGGAGATCGATATGAATACCTTCGCTCAAAGCATATTCGAGCAGGTCTACTACATTGCCATGATAGGCGATAGAACAAGGTTCGCCCTTCTTCCGGGCATCGGCAGCCATACGGAAAGCCTCTTCTTTCGACTCGGTACGGAACTTGACCCATCCCTGTCCGTGACGGGTATCGATACGGCTGCTGTCCACTTCGGCCGTTATGCTGACAGCTCCTGCAATATCGGCAGCCTTGGGCTGCGCACCGCTCAT
This genomic stretch from Porphyromonas gingivalis ATCC 33277 harbors:
- a CDS encoding class I SAM-dependent methyltransferase; translation: MDMKQKNAYNRLTNHYDDVLTGRKWWSWLYMHCLWKTDDNIIAGSVLDMIPDGFEGRILDVPVGTAIFTYDKYRRMPQAEIVGLDYSQEMLDIAAMRFSAEQITNVSLRQGDVGSLPFPDAAFDLVLSMNGFHVFPDKDRAFAETFRVLRGGGLFCGCFYVKGERKPADWFVRKFLDKKGLFRPPHYTREEAIEKLRSLYADNVEIRDARSLLVFKCVKPR
- a CDS encoding isoprenylcysteine carboxyl methyltransferase family protein yields the protein MQTIITTFILFFCLRLLSLSYSIFNEKRLLRKGAVQYGKLNSLFLTLAHIAYYFTSLYEAYATGVEFNTLSVWGVAILVFAYAMLFFVIYKLRDVWTLKLYIVPDHRIETSFLFKTVRHPNYFLNVIPELIGITLLCNAWITFCVGMPVYLAILFVRIRQEERAMKHLWATVR
- a CDS encoding leucine-rich repeat protein — its product is MKAKKPQAILDLEKTYNIDIPDLSSQEGISWSVNRYFKQDSSGAVVELRLRSCHIDGKAWLVDFPAVKTLDLRGSQVRKLEGLERLTSLTELYLSGNRIRKLEGLERLTSLTELYLSGNQISKLEGLDHLTSLTTLFLSHNQISKLEGLDGLTSLTVLDLSHNQISKLEGLDHLTSLTELDLRDNQIRKLEGLDHLTSLTELDLRDNQIRKLEGLNALSSLTELYLSGNQIAKLEGLDHLTSLINLFLSGNRISKIDGLASLTSLRMLYLSKNQIDNLEELKDLTQLQKLDVSGNKIQSVDDIKLLAPILGQRLKDLKIHNNPFVASSGLILSPYENHLPEIKALLEKEAQSKVLHDPFCKVMLLGNHCSGKSTFLKKYDTGYQCEGSTHVLSVHRATEPNAIFYDFGGQDYYHGIYQAFFTTQSLYLLFWDAKKDRNFVSVDNREYQTLNFNRPYWLGQIAYACNRWMSAGGEQDNEDKPQAIDDTIIIQTHADETGAKQQTLGCVAGDSVLEEIYVSLEPKANSAVHALNYLNERVREVVASRSKSIQITEKDRELYEALPTIAGDNKHIPISLEALAAQLNKGRDEKDLYTIEYLQTELNQLSLRGEVLYYRENEKLNNYVWLDPATFVQMIHREILKKKSVEKGKIRKDTFRKKLDKLCSDGQTGVGENNMTLQLLLEELIVYEDKNCYVIPGYLPLHSDDEADELRTLRFDRPNFVLKFERFIPFGLINQIIAYYGREEGALKRYWRDQVIFTAGREMDRRQIEQEEKKEGLPKANAEDYLIWIKLDFANLTISVLIKEQKKTFAKDMQQKEVAILSDILDMYWNNIPPREQIGDKGAEETRSSIRETNRKKRPIQDLYLSYAEADKDLTESHYIHLGTLDDESKTTARIAAYPLKDGAIDKERVREVSTRPYKHLSINKKLSGVKRVFISYSKHDREELEQCLIFFKPLEISGLIEIYYDESTKFETPIHPEIRKRIVEADCIIALISQRYLTTDYIRYYELPEFQEYNKTIVPILIKPCTFEDDEFLREKYFAQKAQIINLGKEGKTIKAYDSITASAHRDENWVAVVREFKEKILRITKQEVNTDE
- a CDS encoding urocanate hydratase, whose amino-acid sequence is MKFTLDNTLPAYPKFVAGIRRAPDRGFRLTPSQTRTALKNALRYIPVELHKELAPEFLEELRTRGKIYGYRFRPEGDLKAKSIDEYEGRCIEGKAFQVMIDNNLCFDIALYPYELVTYGETGQVCQNWMQYRLIMKYLREMTNEQTLVIESGHPLGLFKSKPDAPRVIITNSMMVGLYDNIKDWEIAAQMGVANYGQMTAGGWMYIGPQGIVHGTFNTLLNAGRQKLNIPTGGNLAGKLFVTSGLGGMSGAQPKAADIAGAVSITAEVDSSRIDTRHGQGWVKFRTESKEEAFRMAADARKKGEPCSIAYHGNVVDLLEYALSEGIHIDLLSDQTSCHAVYEGGYCPVTLSFEERTRLLKEDRDEFCRQVDLGLKRHFEVVKALVARGSYFFDYGNAFMKSIYDSGIIEISKNGIDDKDGFIWPSYVEDIMGPELFDYGYGPFRWVCLSGKHEDLVKTDHAAMECIDPDRREQDRDNWIWIRDAEKNQLVVGTQARILYQDALGRMNIALRFNEMVRRGEVGPIMLGRDHHDVSGTDSPFRETSNIKDGSNVMADMAVQCFAGNAARGMSLVALHNGGGVGIGKSINGGFGMVLDGSERVDAILRSAMLWDVMGGVARRSWARNPNAMTVSEEFNTTHADGYHITIPYLVDESLLDSIL